In Lotus japonicus ecotype B-129 chromosome 5, LjGifu_v1.2, one genomic interval encodes:
- the LOC130718414 gene encoding glutaredoxin-C11-like, with protein MDRVKDLASKRAAVVFTKSSCYMCHSITQLFYELGASPAVHELDNDPYGKEMEKALRSLGCSPSVPAVFIGGKFVGSSRDVISLHVDGSLKQMLMAARAIWF; from the coding sequence ATGGACAGAGTGAAGGATTTGGCATCAAAGAGAGCTGCTGTTGTATTCACCAAGAGTTCGTGCTACATGTGTCACAGCATCACACAGCTCTTCTATGAGCTTGGAGCAAGCCCTGCAGTGCATGAGCTTGACAATGATCCCTATGGCAAGGAAATGGAGAAGGCTTTGAGGAGCTTGGGATGTAGCCCTTCGGTTCCTGCAGTTTTCATTGGTGGGAAATTCGTAGGGTCTTCAAGAGATGTGATTTCCCTCCATGTTGATGGTTCTCTGAAACAAATGCTCATGGCTGCAAGGGCCATTTGGTTTTAG
- the LOC130719846 gene encoding F-box protein At5g07610-like, whose product HPNILLRLPAKDVTRSKCVSKQWLSLISNPWFCHSHTHTSSPSSLWVRNSRIVSFTDQSQVRTYLPFDVDEIIKWSFEGPFTEIIQSCNGLLLCKSLLFDGRNTSMGCPYLVHNPVTDKFLLLPFPPKSDFYRVPEHDFEKIAAVYLDFDPLRSFYFKVISIVKLLIGGADSGKFRIYVYSSETHSWDKGEVFFTASPGMKIDSGVYCNGAIHWCTPGEVSMYFDVHEQCFKPLPEPSFKKTRRDACIVVKYFGEFKGNLYLVLTEGDSKLDFDVFKLKEDYSSWVLICHVDLNLARDGFFTNIPLFHVVCVVLEGNEEDWMIVFLVVSKMVSYNLKDHASRIVHEVDFITEYHVIGKSFHQYFETICNVP is encoded by the coding sequence CATCCAAATATTCTTCTTCGATTGCCGGCGAAAGACGTGACCCGATCCAAGTGTGTCTCAAAGCAATGGCTGTCTCTGATATCCAACCCTTGGTTCTGTCACTCCCACACTCACACGTCTTCTCCGTCTTCCCTTTGGGTCCGAAATAGCCGTATAGTCTCCTTCACCGACCAATCTCAGGTAAGGACTTATCTACCTTTTGATGTCGATGAAATCATCAAATGGTCATTTGAGGGTCCTTTCACTGAAATTATACAATCATGCAATGGTCTTCTTCTATGCAAATCCTTACTTTTTGATGGTCGTAATACTAGCATGGGTTGCCCTTACCTAGTCCATAACCCAGTCACTGACAAATTTCTCCTCCTTCCCTTCCCTCCTAAAAGTGACTTTTATCGAGTACCTGAGCATGATTTCGAAAAAATAGCTGCAGTGTATTTGGATTTTGATCCTTTAAGGTCCTTTTACTTCAAAGTTATTTCAATTGTTAAGCTCCTAATTGGTGGTGCTGATAGTGGGAAGTTCAGGATCTATGTGTATTCGTCCGAGACACATTCGTGGGACAAGGGTGAGGTTTTCTTCACTGCTTCACCCGGTATGAAGATTGATTCTGGGGTTTACTGCAACGGTGCTATTCATTGGTGCACTCCTGGTGAGGTTTCAATGTACTTTGATGTGCATGAACAATGCTTTAAGCCACTACCTGAACCCTCATTTAAAAAGACTCGCAGGGATGCTTGCATTGTTGTTAAGTATTTTGGGGAGTTCAAAGGGAATTTGTATTTGGTGTTGACTGAGGGCGATAGCAAGTTGGATTTTGATGTTTTCAAGCTGAAGGAAGATTACTCCAGTTGGGTTCTGATATGCCATGTGGATCTGAATCTTGCAAGGGATGGATTTTTTACCAACATTCCATTATTTCATGTGGTATGTGTTGTTcttgaaggaaatgaagaggattGGATGATTGTATTCCTAGTGGTCTCCAAAATGGTGTCCTATAATCTAAAGGATCATGCTTCAAGGATAGTCCATGAAGTGGATTTTATTACAGAATATCATGTAATAGGAAAATCATTTCATCAGTACTTTGAGACTATATGTAACGTCCCCTGA
- the LOC130718367 gene encoding monothiol glutaredoxin-S11-like, with protein MEKVLRMASEKGVVIFTKSSCCMCYAVKILFHELGVIPAVYEIDKDPEGKEMERAITRMGCTAPVPAVFIAGKLVGSTNEVMSLHLSGSLNPLLKPYIRSSALA; from the coding sequence ATGGAGAAAGTGTTGAGGATGGCCTCAGAGAAGGGTGTGGTGATTTTCACCAAGAGCTCTTGCTGCATGTGCTATGCAGTCAAAATTCTGTTTCATGAACTTGGGGTGATCCCAGCCGTTTATGAAATCGACAAAGATCCTGAAGGCAAGGAAATGGAGAGGGCTATCACTAGGATGGGTTGCACTGCACCTGTCCCTGCAGTTTTCATCGCTGGGAAGCTCGTGGGCTCCACAAATGAAGTCATGTCACTCCACCTCAGTGGTTCCTTGAATCCACTGCTCAAACCATACATAAGATCATCAGCTCTAGCTTGA